CAGGAGCACACCCCTGCGTCGTCCGGCCCCAAGGTGCACCGGCGATCGTGCAGCGAGCCGACCCAAGTGACTGGCTCCAGTGTCCTACCCACTATGGGCGGGTTTTACAGGGGTAAAGTGGGTGGCCGTTATTGAGGGGATCACAGGAAGTGTACGGCTTTCACCCCATGCCATCAAAATCTTAAAACGTGTGAACTCGCATGCTCTCAAAAACACGGCGAGCGGCCGCGGGCGAGCGACACAATGTCGGATACCTGTGTTTCCGCGGCGCCGCCGGGCTGCAGGAACTCGCTTTGACTGCTGTCCACGTCCGCGGACGCCATTTCTCCTTGtttcggcggcggcggctctggCGCTagcagggggagaggggggaactCGGCGAAACTCTGTAATCGTCAACTCCTGGCGGACAGAAAAGCCCGAAAAACATCCCCACGCTCCGCTGCGAGGGGCGCCGGCTGCCAAATGAAACTTTGCAGCGCGGATTCCGGGGCGATGTCGGCCCCGATCGACTGTTTACTTTGTCAACTCCGTGGCTAGCCCGCTAGCTCGGCTAGCTAACCATATCCAGCTAGTTAGCGGCGgagcaaaagataaaaaagccGCGGCTCGTTTCGCCGTTTTCCGGACAAACTCACCGAGTAGTCGCGCGCTTCGATGCGCTAAACGTTTGCGTACCAGTCGCAGCGTGAGCGGGAGGGTTATCTGATCTACCAAACTCCGAACATGATTGTTTTATCAAAGGCGGGCTAGTGTTGATCGGTGAATTCGGGTcgatttttttctattttgattgACGGTGCgggaaacacaaaaaggtgggACCAAGACGCTCGACCGTGCAATTTGCATCACATTACAGGAAGTCCCGCCCTTCTTCTCTGGGGCGATTGGCCGAGCGTGACGTAGGGCGACGCGTCATTGGCCGAGTGGTGCGTCGATCGCCGTTTTCGGAGGacgtgtgtttcctgtttgttgtcGAGCGAGACGGGAGAAGGAATGCGGTCGTTGGGTGTCGAAGCGGAGACAAATGGGAAAACGACGGCGATTGTGTCGAAATCTGACACTTTGTTTTATCCTCTGATGccaattaaagttatttttttatgccTTGTTAGTTTTTGTTGGTTTACAGATGGGTTTCTTGTCGCCattacactttctttttttttaaagttctggTTACTTATGTTCTTCTAATGGTCTCCATTATACTACAATCCAAAAATATTACAGCCCTGCACCAGGTCCAAACTGTAGCATTACCAAAACatggaatcaaataaaaatccttGCAAGTCTCTCAATTAATTCACAAGCACCAACCTTGTGTGAACAAATGATATTCTCACCCGTTTTTAGCAGGTTTGCTATGCTTACATATTTGTTATTATATAGAAGTATGAAAAAATTGTCCCACAACAAGCTGGGAAACAATATAATTGACTTCCACGTTAAATGTGTTAAATGCAACAattaagatttaaaataaatgaacactCACATCCCCACTCAATGGTCCACTCACTATGTTCTATTGATCACTAATTCATACAATCGACAGTGATAAGCCGATGTGCAAAGACGGTGTAAGACAGAGCAAAGCTCCTACAAGTAGCTTAAGTGGACCCGGAGAGAGGATCTGAGTGGATTTATTTGTCAAGCGCTTTTGTACAGTGCTGTTACCAAAATGATTGTTGATCATCAAAGCAGGAGTACCAAAGTTTAATCAGAAGCCGCTTTACCAACTGAAAagttcaaaaaaataaattgttaaaaaaataagcagACTTCACTTTCTGTATGGAGCATTGAGTAATTACAGATCAATACTCTTTTAATTGCAGAGTAACTTAATgccttaaaaacattttttaatgttcattcaTAAACTAAAGGAGACTTTCAGTTAAAGCCGTTGTGTTGCGCAACAAGAAACCTGTTAAGAATGAAAGTTAATGATTGACCTCAGAAAACAGTTGGAAAATAAAACGATTCAAATTTGAAACAACTATGGATCCccattttaaatccaaaactAGCTCCTTATATTGCACAGGATTGTTTTtctgattaaaatgtaatatctGCAAGACCATGACAACTGGGCAAACTGCATCTGACAAGAAAGATCCTGTGTTGATTGAAAGGCCAGAAATAGctttgaaatattatattaacaGGCAGACAGGAGAGGACATGACAATGATGCCCTTTAAAGACTGAGAACGATACCATGTTACATTAATTACAAATTCAAGAAACTATTTCAGTGACACACTTAAGGTTTTATATTCCAGGACTTtaccttatttatttatgtttaattATTGTTCTTTATACTTTTAGCCTAAGTACAAATTAGAAATACACAGAGATGACAGAGGTTGTCTCCTTTATTGACATGCATATTGATGAGTGACATTTATTAGGCCTTCGCTCCCTTTGAAATAAcaccttttagttttttccccatgtACCTGTCTTCTTCCTCAGCAGCTCACAACAGTTCACAAAAGTGGTCCAAGTTTCTAACGTCCACAATTTGGCAAGATGTTTGATGAGGCGATGGGAAACACtctggaaaagaaagagattcaCACTGTGGAGGCGGTGAGGAGAGGTGAAGCCAGACGCAGCACAGAACACTCCTGAAGCAGTCCACGTTCACAATGAAGCATTGTCTCATCACGCAGGGTGGAGTTCATAAAGTGAAGagtctttgtttttaacaaGCCCAAAGTTAAGTCAATAAAAGCAGTGTGTAACAACATCTTCTGTTCAGGAGTCAGATTAGGCATCACAGGAGATGCCTGCTTTACTCTGTCTAAAATAACAATAACCCTCCTGCTCAGAATACTGCACAGCTCTAGCCTGAAGGTAAGCACTGTGTTGgatttcattctctcttttaaaGTGAATACAATGGCTGTCAAATCATTATTTACATGATATATATCCAATATTAGGACTTTGTTAATAACATGAAGTTAAAAAGACATGAAGAAACTGAGAAAAGTTCACATCTTATTAATTTTAAAGCAATGACCACATCAGAATGGTCCAGTTTTTGTTAACTCAGTTGAggcacctgcagctgctgtagAATACACCAACTCATGCCTGCACTTTAATAAAACACTTATCAAGAGACTTGTTAGGATCTGAGAACTCACCAATTAATCAGCAGTCATCATGGAGGTAAATGTCAATAACGACTGCAAATATAAGATCTCATTACTCAAAGGGGAATTAAACATTCTCTTTAAGATAAATTTGggtaaataaaacacaaatctaaCCTCTTAAAGTATATTTGAGTTGTGAGACTTCAATTATCAAAACCCAAGGCCTGCTGCATACAGTGCTTTTATCAATTACAACAGAGAATATCTTAAATTCTGTTACAACGTCCTGATTTccattaaaattaaacaaaaaaaattccattaaaGCTACTTGTAttctttcttgttcttctctTGTTCAACAATGTTTGATGCGTAGTGCAGTTGGTGccttttaaaaatctgaaagtATTGAAATGTTATAATGACAATGATTTTTAAATAGATTCTGGTTCAGACCTCGGTGAGTAAATATCTCTGGCCAGTCAGTGCCAGATAATGATCATCTGATTTCAAGAGAGAAGTGTGAAATCCAGCAGACAGTGAAGCTCTCGGGGGCCTGACTGAACAGTATTCTGAGTTCTCCCTCTGGTGATCATGTTGtctcattatttctttttgggGGCGTTGGGTgtgttgaatttgaaaaagataATGTCCCCGTCCTCCACGACGTAGTTCCTGCCCTGTTGCCTGTATTTCCCAGCAGcctgagaaagagaggggagaataTCAGGGCATTAGGTGCATTCAAAGGTTTAAGtatttaaagctgttttcagacatgaacgcGAGACATTATAAATGTCTGTAAAATTGGgttcggacattttccggagtttgacgttcacatatgaagagcacagcaggagattgtgcgtgtcagacgcgttcacgacagcaggaacatttctggtaGATTCAGGTGAGGGGGCGGCGCCTGAGTAGAgggcccactcgctcgctgtgaaatATTCCAGCTGTATTGTCATTTTGACTCAACCGGAAGTTTTCCCGAAAATGTGTGTTGCAACATTTGtattctcacatacagctcctcCAGAAAAGTTAAgtaaaatgtccggacttcagcgcacgtctgaaagcagctacagACAGAAGTTAGGCAGTGAGGCAGTTCTAGCTTTTGATTGGGCTCATTACAAATACTCACCTTGACTGCGACTTCATTGCCCTCCTCTTTGAAGTCAATGTACTTCATCACCTCGGCCATGATGAAGCCTTTCTCAAAGTCAGTGTGGATCTTTCCTGCGGCTTGTGGAGCTTTGGAACCTTTCTGTTGAAGCAAATCAGAGCATTGGAAAGTAACTTTCAATGACACTTCTTAAGAGgactttgaaataaatttgtTAACCTAGAATCGATGTAGAGTTAATCCATGAGAAGCGAAGGCGATTATGAACTGTGAAGAAGtgcttttttttgaaaatcataACACTCACCCTGATGGTCCACGCTCGCACCTCATCTGGTCCCGCTGTGAAGAAGTATTCCAGCTGTAGCGCTGCATAGCCGGTCTTTATTATTTTGGTCAgaacacttcaaaaaaaatggaagaacatGATTAATAATTGACACATACCTGGATTAAAGCCAGGGTTCAGTTATTTTAACAGTACAGACGAGTATTTAATCATCTCTTACTGTGCTTGACAGATTTACCAGTTATgctttatttagttatttttataTCTATTGATAGAAgcatcagacaaaacaagcaatggGAACACATCCATTCAAACCATTTTGTGATATTTATAGTCGTAATAACTATAACTTGCTGCTCCTAGTCTGAACCTGATCAAATAGATTCTTGCCACATgacgtgtgtgtatgtctcacctctgtgtctTCACTTCCTCACAGTACttattcctctcctcctcgtcctccatgtcCAGCAGTTTGGACTCCAGCGCTCCACTCAGGGGAATGACCAGGGCACCGGGGTCGTGAGCATCTACCCACTCCTTGATTTTTGCCAACCTGCGGgggggagcagcaggagaacatTTCTGAATACTCAACAGCTAAATATATGAGCAGAATGTACGGAACATGTCGAAGGATAATAGTAAAGGAAACTAAACCTACcacttgttcttttttctgatgTAATCCTTCTCGGAGAGATTCACCAGGTAGATCATGGGCTTGGATGTCAGAAACAGGTATTTGTTCAACACCTCAATCTGTGGAGAGAAATCAAAAACTACTTTCAGAAAACcttttcagttcattttttttctggaaatccTACTGCTCAGACAAATGTGTATCCTGCCAAAGATTTGATTCTGCTGATGCAGTAATGACAAATGAAAGCACAATTACACCAAACAATAAATGTCATGAGAATCAATAGTTTTGTATGATGTCTATACCAAAATATCTAAATTACAGTGTTTTTAACAGGCGCATTTTAAATTCCCAAATTattcaaaaaattaaatgagcAATTTGAATAACAACCAAATtaatatgaaggaaaaaagaaaactattttctaacacacacacacacacacacacacacacacacacacacacacacacacacacacacacacacacacacacacacacacacacacacacacacacacacacacacacacacacacacacacacacacacacacacacacacacacacacacacagagtacctCTTTTTCATTCCAGTCAGCGTAAAATCTGACTGGTTTCTTCTCTTCCGCCACCCAGTTCTTTATCTTCACCATGATGTCCTGAAGCAAGAAGCAACAGGAAAGTTTGATGACAGATCAGATTATGAAATCCTATTCCCCCCAACAGTACAGCAAGTGCTCTCACCAACACACTTTACTTACATATtcaggttttagttttttgtcgCTTCCCCTGACTGCAGTTTTCTCCAGTTTGTCGAGGATCGGGTCGATCATTTCCTCGTCTTTTAGTCGCAGCTCCTCATGGATGATCTCAATGTCCCTCACGGGGTCAACATTACCTTCGACGTGGATAATATCCTCGTCGTCAAACGCACCTAAAAACACAAGCATTGACAGATGTAGCAAGTCTGTCActaatatttacagtatatgatatTTCTAGCTTCAGGA
The Scophthalmus maximus strain ysfricsl-2021 chromosome 15, ASM2237912v1, whole genome shotgun sequence DNA segment above includes these coding regions:
- the LOC118286337 gene encoding obg-like ATPase 1, giving the protein MPPKKGEAPKQPPLIGRFGTSLKIGIVGLPNVGKSTFFNVLTKSQAAAENFPFCTIDPNESRVPVPDERYDFLCQYHKPASKVPAFLNVVDIAGLVKGAHAGQGLGNAFLSHISACDGIFHMTRAFDDEDIIHVEGNVDPVRDIEIIHEELRLKDEEMIDPILDKLEKTAVRGSDKKLKPEYDIMVKIKNWVAEEKKPVRFYADWNEKEIEVLNKYLFLTSKPMIYLVNLSEKDYIRKKNKWLAKIKEWVDAHDPGALVIPLSGALESKLLDMEDEEERNKYCEEVKTQSVLTKIIKTGYAALQLEYFFTAGPDEVRAWTIRKGSKAPQAAGKIHTDFEKGFIMAEVMKYIDFKEEGNEVAVKAAGKYRQQGRNYVVEDGDIIFFKFNTPNAPKKK